The genomic segment GAAATGGACGTTTTTAAAAAGAATTACGGGGAAAACACACCTGTTGTTGCAAACCATGCTTCCTAGATGAAGAGTTGTGCTTTCACAGCCAAGTGGTTTATCTTCCCAAACATAGACAATCTAAGTAGATGGGGCTTCCACGTGCTGCCGTCTTGACCAATCAGGGGATTGCGGGGAACCGTTGGGGTTTGAATTGTTCTCTGAAAACAGCGGCAGATGACAGCAGCTTGTTGCGCTCGCAAACATTGCTAGTAAGTTAGTGAGCTAAGTTAGCTTCTTCACATCACCCGAAAACAACTTCCCGGACTTCAGCTTTGACTGCTATCGACTgaaaatgtcgaaaaaacagATTTACTATTCTGACAAGTATAACGATGAGGACTTCGAGTACAGGTATGGTTAACATGTTAACGTTTTTGGCATTTGCTAACGTTTTCAAAAGTCAGTTCTCTTGTGTTCGGTAACGCCAAATCACGGTAAAACTGGTTATGTAAGCTAACTTTAGACAGCTCAAAATCATGTAACGTATCCTGACAACTTCTTTTGAAATGGGTAGCCAATTTCGTGAAATACGGTAACGTTACTGAGTAACGTCGTGTAATTTAGGTTAGCGTTACGTTAGCTATCTACCTAAGCCTCGAAAGTAACCCAAGCTAACATAACCAAAACAACTCCTGATCCACGTAACAGTAAGCACTATGCTAACCGTTACGATAACGTTAAGGGTGAAGTTAATGTTAAAATCGGTTTGGTTTGAACGATGTGGGAATAAGGCTAGCGTTACTTCCGCTGCAatgtagcttaaaaaaaaaaaaaaagaactaacGTTAAATCCTAACTTAACGTTACATTAcctaataaataaattgtaaatTGAGGCCTCGAGCgtcaacgttaacgttagttagctatcCTTAAGATAGGATAATATTACAGCTTTATTGATACCCAGCGGTTGTTGCAGCAGTAACGTTACAACAGAAACaccatacataaataaagtaaCATAGAATACAAACTgctgtgtattattattattattattattattatattaaagttACCAAAACTTGCCTTCATCCTTAAGTCAACATACTGTTTGACCATCCTTTAAAATATGTGGGTAGTtcttaattgttttatttatcttcCCATAGACATGTGGTGCTTCCGAAGCAGCTGTCTAAACTGGTGCCCTCCTCCCACCTGATGACAGAAGATGAGTGGAGGGGACTGGGGGTgcaacagagccagggctggATTCACTACATGATCCACAAACCAGGTGAATGACGGTGGACTTAAAAATAGGTTCACATTTTCAAGTTTTGTCTTGAAACGGTGCTCACAAGCCCACGTGTATATTAAACGAGCTATTGCTTATTGCAACCATCTTTTCTGTCCATGTTGGTTGGGGAGAGATCTTTTCTTACATGGTGTCTACAGGAGATGAGGGACAAAATACAATACGTTTTTGCacagaaaaagcaaaaatgtattgtattttgtCATGCTCAGCCAAAGCAAATATATGGTTTTAGCAGTCTAAAATAGTCTAATCAAATGGGTATTTCTAACGTTGGAATAGTATGTGTTACTATCACTTCACTACAGCTCAGTAAGGAAACACTGTAGGGAAATGCAAAGATGGgattttgtatttaaaagacTGTAAATTTGGAAAATACCTTCTTGTTTTTGTCTGACTCTGACTGCTGAAGCTTCATTTTAGCTTTAGTTTAGCTGTtgagtgcatttttttttttttgcacaggaCTGGATTTTGTCTATTCTTACATTGTAGTTCGCCACGAAGGGATCTCTTCATGATCTGTAATGATTACAGTGAAATGGTattgttccatttttttttccccgataccaatactgtgatacaatactttttttttttttttccataccaattttataaaaatccattttaacaaaaagaaactagaacattacggcacaaatctttttattttgtttccccTTCTATGCGTAACGTGGAGTTTTTCCTGCCTCTTCAACATGTAATGTTAGACAATCACcggcattattagatcttggttagtctcactttgccagaccatcctccacacgctgcggaggaggggtctggctagtctacataGCATTCAGTCAtagaagaaaaatgtgctctttattggcatttctttaaaccaatacaatcgtcatgggcggctccgcacggtgccgctgcaaaatagcctcgggaaggaaattagctctctccatcgtttacacgcagctgttctagccactccaatattaactttggtctcgttgctttgcctgtcacgttgttgttttttaatccccttttcgcttccctggcgagtaacccccccccccggcattcgtcacggtgccaataggtgtaagagggcgaaatgcagaggtatgtccctcttttgctaacttattttaaagatggaggcgcgaCATGacggccgtcattcgagcgagtcgctcgtatgtattctgaatgattgtAAATGACAGATTCTATGcctacgagaatactttgattagttggtggaagtaattacacatgaatgagcacatatttgtgaaagaacaaagttttttattattttttttgctaagaatcaactcaaaaaatgacacaatgtagTTTAAATAGCTCCGAGCATGTGCCATTAGACTGCAATGAAAGTTATATATGCACACGGAGCACAGCTGTGTGCATGAAGGTACACTGTATGGTGTAACCAGTACCACTGTACTGTAGTGAGTAGATGATGCTGACAGATACTTCTTTTTTGCTTTACTCTCCAGAGCCACACATACTGCTTTTCAGAAGACCTCTCCCAAAGGATTAAATGGGACCCATCTGTAAAATGCCTGTATCATCTTTGCTGATTTGTATCGTCTTTGAACCATACATCTCTTCTACATACATATCTACATATGTTC from the Sander vitreus isolate 19-12246 chromosome 9, sanVit1, whole genome shotgun sequence genome contains:
- the cks2 gene encoding cyclin-dependent kinases regulatory subunit 2, which translates into the protein MSKKQIYYSDKYNDEDFEYRHVVLPKQLSKLVPSSHLMTEDEWRGLGVQQSQGWIHYMIHKPEPHILLFRRPLPKD